Proteins from a single region of Pyrus communis chromosome 6, drPyrComm1.1, whole genome shotgun sequence:
- the LOC137736475 gene encoding 7-deoxyloganetin glucosyltransferase-like — translation MGSKEVGNKKPHLLCIPFPAQSHIKAMLKFAKLLHHRGFHITFVNTEFNHKLYLKSLGPDSLDGLPDFRFETMPDGLQSSDEDTTQDLISLVESIGKNFTAPFRDILMKLDHSATCNNIPAVSHIVSDGWMAFTVTAAEEVGIPVVLFFTISASSFMGFNQYPTLEEKGLAPLKEESWLTNGFLDKVLDWVPGMKDIRLRDLPNNFITTDPNDIGWFFCLESIQKFKRGSAIVIHTFDALEHEVLDSLSSMFPRVYPICPHQLLLNRIPEPPLKAMGYSLWKEETECLQWLNSKAPNSVVYVNFGSLAFVTPEHLVEFGWGLANSKVPFFWVIRPDLVVRESAIFQPEFVAETKERGLIASWCPQEQVLEHSSVGGFLTHSGWNSTIESLCAGVPMLCLPCFSDQQTNCYCVCKKWGIGMEISYDVKRDEVEKLVIELMEGEKGKQMKNKVMEWKQLAEEATPPHGSSSTNLDNFVNQVLLRKS, via the exons atGGGTTCCAAAGAAGTAGGCAATAAAAAGCCTCATCTTCTTTGCATCCCTTTTCCAGCTCAAAGCCACATAAAGGCAATGCTCAAATTTGCGAAACTCCTCCACCATAGAGGTTTTCATATCACCTTTGTCAACACTGAGTTCAATCACAAACTCTATCTAAAATCTCTAGGTCCCGACTCCCTCGACGGCTTGCCTGATTTTCGGTTTGAAACCATGCCAGATGGCCTTCAAAGTTCAGATGAAGATACCACTCAAGATTTGATTTCGCTTGTTGAGTCAATCGGGAAAAACTTCACAGCTCCATTTCGTGACATCCTCATGAAACTTGATCATTCAGCAACTTGCAACAACATTCCTGCAGTGAGTCACATTGTTTCGGATGGTTGGATGGCTTTCACAGTCACAGCAGCTGAAGAAGTTGGAATCCCTGTCGTACTCTTCTTCACTATTTCTGCAAGCAGCTTCATGGGCTTCAATCAATATCCAACTTTGGAGGAAAAAGGACTTGCCCCACTCAAAG AGGAGAGTTGGTTAACAAATGGCTTTCTGGACAAGGTTTTAGATTGGGTTCCAGGAATGAAAGATATCAGGTTAAGGGATCTTCCAAACAACTTTATTACTACAGATCCCAATGACATAGGCTGGTTCTTCTGCTTGGAATCAATTCAAAAATTCAAGAGGGGTTCAGCAATTGTTATTCACACTTTTGATGCATTGGAGCATGAAGTTTTGGATTCTCTCTCGTCCATGTTTCCGCGTGTTTACCCCATTTGCCCTCACCAGTTACTCCTCAATAGGATACCAGAGCCCCCTTTGAAGGCTATGGGATATAGTCTATGGAAAGAGGAAACTGAGTGCCTCCAATGGCTAAATTCTAAGGCACCAAACTCAGTTGTTTATGTGAATTTTGGCAGCTTAGCATTCGTAACACCGGAACATCTCGTTGAGTTTGGGTGGGGACTGGCAAATAGCAAGGTGCCCTTCTTTTGGGTGATTAGACCTGATCTTGTCGTTCGTGAATCGGCCATTTTTCAACCTGAGTTTGTCGCGGAGACGAAGGAAAGAGGTCTAATAGCGAGTTGGTGCCCACAAGAGCAAGTCCTGGAGCACTCATCAGTCGGAGGATTTTTAACCCATAGCGGTTGGAATTCAACGATCGAGAGCCTATGCGCAGGCGTGCCTATGCTATGTTTGCCATGCTTCTCTGACCAGCAAACGAACTGTTATTGTGTTTGTAAAAAATGGGGTATCGGCATGGAGATTAGTTACGATGTGAAGAGAGATGAAGTAGAGAAGCTCGTTATAGAGTTAATGGAGGGAGAGAAAGGTaagcaaatgaaaaataaggTCATGGAGTGGAAGCAACTAGCAGAAGAAGCCACCCCTCCACATGGTTCATCGTCCACAAACTTGGACAATTTTGTGAATCAAGTGCTACTAAGAAAAAGCTGA
- the LOC137737678 gene encoding small acidic protein 1, whose protein sequence is MRPTAMDFFSDMDDQGSTMAMDVDDVDTLEAFGEGVMSESKLADSDFFNSFQDDFDDTDIN, encoded by the coding sequence ATGAGGCCGACGGCGATGGACTTCTTCAGCGACATGGACGATCAGGGCTCCACCATGGCCATGGACGTCGACGACGTCGACACACTCGAGGCGTTCGGCGAGGGCGTCATGAGCGAGAGCAAGCTGGCCGACTCCGATTTCTTCAACTCCTTCCAGGACGATTTCGATGACACCGACATCAACTGA
- the LOC137736652 gene encoding uncharacterized protein: MESGVLPLTAQPHPWRPRYSFHFIFQNPLPNSHLSRSYAPSYRRWDSNAETIRSQRFGFNFREEDAGDDEEEEEEEDYEYSRSKGKNKRRWWSDESSEMEEESSGGILEDAIDSFWILKVFKSYGWAFPAIIASLLLSTGPKAFIMALALPLGQSAFSLLFEKLWERTWSRPKRKSTTRRRRKPFASSFGNAKTGDKERYVEDQETSDRSMGYQSWVVGNDASADDSGREASSLGGWDDLERMESARRQCRRKPMGKGKLSRRERNSDTPLLLRLLIAVFPFLGTWTKMFW; encoded by the exons ATGGAGAGCGGTGTCCTCCCTCTCACTGCACAGCCTCATCCATGGCGGCCCAGATATTCCTTCCACTTCATCTTTCAAAATCCACTTCCTAATTCCCACTTGAGTCGCTCCTACGCTCCTAGCTACCGTCGCTGGGACTCCAATGCCGAAACCATTCGTTCCCAAAGATTCGGTTTTAATTTCAGAGAAGAAGACGCCGGCgatgacgaagaagaagaagaagaagaagattacgAGTACAGTAGAAGTAAAGGGAAGAATAAAAGAAGGTGGTGGTCGGACGAGTCGTCGGAGATGGAGGAGGAAAGCTCCGGTGGAATCTTGGAGGATGCCATTGATAGTTTCTGGATATTGAAG GTGTTCAAATCCTATGGATGGGCATTTCCAGCTATTATTGCATCTTTGCTGCTGTCCACAGGTCCGAAAGCTTTCATCATGGCGTTAGCACTCCCCCTTGGTCAGTCAGCATTTTCACTGTTATTTGAGAAGTTGTGGGAACGGACATGGAGTAGGCCGAAACGCAAGTCCACGACAAGGAGGAGAAGGAAACCTTTTGCCAGCAGTTTTGGTAATGCTAAAACAGGTGACAAAGAAAGATATGTTGAAGACCAGGAAACTAGTGACAGAAGTATGGGTTATCAATCTTGGGTAGTCGGAAATGATGCTTCAGCTGATGATAGTGGTCGGGAGGCATCAAGTTTAGGTGGATGGGATGATCTTGAAAGAATGGAATCTGCACGGAGGCAATGTCGAAGAAAGCCGATGGGGAAGGGTAAGTTGAGTCGGAGAGAAAGAAATAGCGACACGCCGCTGCTGTTAAGATTGTTGATTGCTGTTTTCCCATTTTTGGGTACATGGACAAAGATGTTTTGGTGA
- the LOC137736651 gene encoding carboxyl-terminal-processing peptidase 2, chloroplastic-like isoform X2, giving the protein MGGLFSANYSKVRKKLQLKKYAGSLHEVLKCSEKIRRHVFVFVAGLMVVMSASLSVSSTPSWALTEENRIFLEAWKMIDRAYVDKSFNGQSWFRYRENALRNEPMNTREETYMAIKKMLATLEDPFTRFLEPEKFNSLRSGTQGALTGVGLSIGYPTKLDGSAAGLVVISASPGGPANRAGILSGDVILAIDDTSTETMGIYDAAERLQGPEGSTVKLTVRSGPEIKRLDLMREKVSLNPVKSRLCAVPASGKDAPKIGYIKLSTFNQNASGAVKEAINTLRSNNVNAFVLDLRDNSGGLFPEGIEIAKIWLDKGVIVYICDSRGVRDIYDTDGSQAVATSEPLVVLVNKGTASASEILAGALKDNKRAVLFGEPTFGKGKIQSVFELSDGSGLVVTVARYETPAHTDIDKVGVIPDHPLPTSFPKDEEAFCNCLQDPASACNKVELFAT; this is encoded by the exons ATG GGTGGTTTGTTTTCAGCAAATTATAGTAAGGTCAGGAAAAAACTTCAACTGAAGAAATATGCTGGCAGTCTCCATGAAGTGCTAAAATGTTCAGAAAAAATTAGACggcatgtttttgtttttgttgctgGACTGATGGTTGTCATGTCAGCTTCTCTTTCTGTTAGCAGTACTCCATCCT GGGCTCTCACAGAAGAGAATCGTATCTTCTTAGAGGCATGGAAGATGATTGACCGTGCATATGTTGACAAAAGTTTTAATGGACAAAGTTGGTTTCGGTACAGAGAAAATGCATTGCGCAATGAACCAATGAACACAAGAGAAGAGACGT ATATGGCAATTAAGAAGATGCTTGCCACATTGGAGGATCCTTTCACTCGGTTTCTGGAGCCTGAAAAATTCAATAGTCTACGG TCTGGAACTCAAGGTGCTCTTACAGGCGTAGGGCTGTCAATTGGTTACCCTACAAAACTTGATGGATCAGCTGCTGGTCTTGTTGTTATTTCAGCTTCCCCAGGAGGTCCAGCAAACAGAGCTGGCATCTTGTCTGGGGATGTTATTCTGGCTATTGATGATACAAGTACAGAAACAATGGGCATATATGATGCTGCAGAGCGGCTACA GGGACCGGAAGGAAGTACGGTTAAACTAACAGTTCGTAGTGGACCTGAAATAAAGCGCCTGGATTTAAT GCGGGAGAAAGTTTCACTGAATCCTGTAAAGTCAAGACTATGTGCGGTCCCTGCTTCCGGAAAGGATGCCCCTAAGATTGGCTATATCAAACTATCAACGTTCAATCAAAATGCATCTG GTGCTGTCAAGGAAGCAATTAATACCTTAAGGAGTAATAATGTTAATGCCTTTGTGTTGGATCTTCGAGACAATAG TGGTGGTCTATTCCCAGAAGGAATTGAGATTGCTAAGATTTG GTTGGACAAAGGTGTGATTGTATATATTTGTGATAGTCGTGGTGTTCGAGATATATATGACACCGATGGAAGCCAAGCAGTGGCAACTTCAGAACCCCTGGTTGTGCTG GTGAACAAGGGAACTGCTAGCGCAAGTGAAATCTTAGCTGGGGCATTGAAAGACAATAAACGTGCTGTGTTGTTTGGAGAACCCACATTTGGGAAGGG CAAGATTCAGTCAGTTTTTGAGCTATCCGATGGCTCTGGCTTGGTTGTTACAGTCGCTCGTTATGAGACACCTGCTCACACAGACATTGATAAG GTTGGTGTGATTCCAGACCATCCCCTGCCAACTTCATTCCCCAAAGATGAGGAGGCCTTTTGTAACTGCCTCCAGGACCCTGCATCTGCTTGCAACAAGGTTGAGCTATTTGCAACATGA
- the LOC137736651 gene encoding carboxyl-terminal-processing peptidase 2, chloroplastic-like isoform X1, giving the protein MEVLASSATASSSPHFLLSSFYKNNRSSVSMAATLPPQVLHWKYLPVRIVEARAKSPLMCIMTTSLKRPINYGNTDGDFKHSFLIPPVLRLSRSFVCQGGLFSANYSKVRKKLQLKKYAGSLHEVLKCSEKIRRHVFVFVAGLMVVMSASLSVSSTPSWALTEENRIFLEAWKMIDRAYVDKSFNGQSWFRYRENALRNEPMNTREETYMAIKKMLATLEDPFTRFLEPEKFNSLRSGTQGALTGVGLSIGYPTKLDGSAAGLVVISASPGGPANRAGILSGDVILAIDDTSTETMGIYDAAERLQGPEGSTVKLTVRSGPEIKRLDLMREKVSLNPVKSRLCAVPASGKDAPKIGYIKLSTFNQNASGAVKEAINTLRSNNVNAFVLDLRDNSGGLFPEGIEIAKIWLDKGVIVYICDSRGVRDIYDTDGSQAVATSEPLVVLVNKGTASASEILAGALKDNKRAVLFGEPTFGKGKIQSVFELSDGSGLVVTVARYETPAHTDIDKVGVIPDHPLPTSFPKDEEAFCNCLQDPASACNKVELFAT; this is encoded by the exons ATGGAGGTCCTCGCTAGCTCTGCAACTGCATCTTCATCCCCTCATTTCCTACTCTCCAGCTTCTACAAGAACAACCGTAGCTCCGTCTCCATGGCCGCCACTCTTCCGCCTCAG GTGCTGCACTGGAAGTATCTTCCAGTAAGGATTGTAGAAGCTCGAGCAAAGTCTCCCTTAATGTGTATAATGACTACGTCGCTTAAGAGGCCGATAAATTATGGTAACACTGATGGGGACTTTAAGCACAGTTTCTTGATTCCACCGGTGTTGAGGCTCAGTCGGAGTTTTGTTTGTCAGGGTGGTTTGTTTTCAGCAAATTATAGTAAGGTCAGGAAAAAACTTCAACTGAAGAAATATGCTGGCAGTCTCCATGAAGTGCTAAAATGTTCAGAAAAAATTAGACggcatgtttttgtttttgttgctgGACTGATGGTTGTCATGTCAGCTTCTCTTTCTGTTAGCAGTACTCCATCCT GGGCTCTCACAGAAGAGAATCGTATCTTCTTAGAGGCATGGAAGATGATTGACCGTGCATATGTTGACAAAAGTTTTAATGGACAAAGTTGGTTTCGGTACAGAGAAAATGCATTGCGCAATGAACCAATGAACACAAGAGAAGAGACGT ATATGGCAATTAAGAAGATGCTTGCCACATTGGAGGATCCTTTCACTCGGTTTCTGGAGCCTGAAAAATTCAATAGTCTACGG TCTGGAACTCAAGGTGCTCTTACAGGCGTAGGGCTGTCAATTGGTTACCCTACAAAACTTGATGGATCAGCTGCTGGTCTTGTTGTTATTTCAGCTTCCCCAGGAGGTCCAGCAAACAGAGCTGGCATCTTGTCTGGGGATGTTATTCTGGCTATTGATGATACAAGTACAGAAACAATGGGCATATATGATGCTGCAGAGCGGCTACA GGGACCGGAAGGAAGTACGGTTAAACTAACAGTTCGTAGTGGACCTGAAATAAAGCGCCTGGATTTAAT GCGGGAGAAAGTTTCACTGAATCCTGTAAAGTCAAGACTATGTGCGGTCCCTGCTTCCGGAAAGGATGCCCCTAAGATTGGCTATATCAAACTATCAACGTTCAATCAAAATGCATCTG GTGCTGTCAAGGAAGCAATTAATACCTTAAGGAGTAATAATGTTAATGCCTTTGTGTTGGATCTTCGAGACAATAG TGGTGGTCTATTCCCAGAAGGAATTGAGATTGCTAAGATTTG GTTGGACAAAGGTGTGATTGTATATATTTGTGATAGTCGTGGTGTTCGAGATATATATGACACCGATGGAAGCCAAGCAGTGGCAACTTCAGAACCCCTGGTTGTGCTG GTGAACAAGGGAACTGCTAGCGCAAGTGAAATCTTAGCTGGGGCATTGAAAGACAATAAACGTGCTGTGTTGTTTGGAGAACCCACATTTGGGAAGGG CAAGATTCAGTCAGTTTTTGAGCTATCCGATGGCTCTGGCTTGGTTGTTACAGTCGCTCGTTATGAGACACCTGCTCACACAGACATTGATAAG GTTGGTGTGATTCCAGACCATCCCCTGCCAACTTCATTCCCCAAAGATGAGGAGGCCTTTTGTAACTGCCTCCAGGACCCTGCATCTGCTTGCAACAAGGTTGAGCTATTTGCAACATGA